A single region of the Gemmatimonas aurantiaca genome encodes:
- a CDS encoding DUF4175 family protein — translation MSPDRQLLTALGTLRRQWRQRVLLESLVWIGVAVVLAVAAAWAITTWLGGDGRALWTARLVGYGLIVVAIVRGLIVPLMRRASDERFALYVEERAPSLRQTLLAAVQEAHVPESQRMSQSLSTRVMSRAASAIAPLHRGASLERERMLRAGQAIGVVGVVAAVAMFFGPQSVRDGARLLFVPFGTAQAAVPERRVAVEPGSVAVPRGGAVEVRAELMGFAASGAELVFRTDSGGTTGGEWQRLPMAPDADTSQFRSRLFDIVVPTEYYVESADVRSPVYKLTVNNLPAVSQVSLDLKFPAYSGLPTEHIDEGGDVAAVVGTTVTVHARVTRSVKGGTLRFDDGTTVALTPDSDSTVSGSFRVTRSGFYHVDLVAPDGQTVAGSVEYVVDAIPDRAPMVRIEDPGRDTKVSNTDEVTVAVRATDDLGVVSMELRYRVNGGPEQVKKITDSTSRRPRDAQGAHTLFLEEMSLQPGDLVAYHAQARDGGGHVGTSDVYFLEVRPFGKDYRQSDERQQGGGGGGGGGQQDSPDGFMARQKEIVSATFNWMRDSASSTDKKRREDMATLAIAEGRLRTDVDELVKRLTERGVAKADTNFAKIRMELQQAITELKDAEEQLGRARGGDAMPPEQRALQRLQRAEAIYRDVQVQMGGGGGGGGGGGGGQQRAEDLADLFELQTDKQRNQYETVQQGRAESEPQQQVDETLERLKQMAQRQQQENERLQRMAEQMRQRLAQENGGAGGSSGSSSGGASGASGAAGAAGQQGNNRPNGGNTNSGAQRELARQAEEEARRLERLSREQNNPELANAAQQLQQAADAMRRAASGSSAQGSAALEELTRAARGLEGARSAESSRGIQQLADRAQDLEARQREIAQGVKAMQGQQGSPQQRAEQLRQLTQKKDELNRDVRRLESDADRLARDSRRDQPKAAGKVAEAAETIRDTRLADKIEFSKQVARGGSEEYASAFEAQIADNLRDVSEQLRSASGALQGESAARQQERTLEATRDLVRGLESLRERIADQQGQQGQQGQQGQQGQQGQQGQQGQQGQQGQQGQQGQQGQQGQQG, via the coding sequence ATGAGTCCCGATCGTCAGTTGCTCACCGCACTCGGCACGCTGCGTCGTCAGTGGCGTCAACGGGTGCTGCTCGAATCGCTGGTGTGGATCGGCGTGGCGGTCGTGCTCGCCGTGGCGGCCGCGTGGGCGATCACGACCTGGCTGGGTGGGGATGGCCGCGCGTTGTGGACGGCCCGCCTGGTGGGATACGGACTCATCGTCGTGGCCATCGTGCGCGGACTGATCGTGCCGCTGATGCGTCGGGCCAGCGACGAGCGATTCGCGCTGTACGTGGAAGAGCGCGCGCCCTCGCTGCGACAGACGCTGCTGGCGGCGGTACAGGAAGCGCACGTGCCGGAGAGTCAGCGGATGTCACAATCGCTGTCGACGCGCGTGATGTCGCGTGCGGCATCGGCCATTGCGCCGCTGCATCGTGGCGCATCGCTCGAGCGGGAGCGCATGCTGCGCGCGGGACAGGCCATCGGCGTGGTGGGTGTCGTGGCCGCCGTCGCCATGTTCTTCGGACCGCAGTCGGTGCGTGATGGCGCGCGTCTCCTGTTCGTGCCCTTCGGCACGGCGCAGGCGGCGGTGCCCGAGCGGCGGGTGGCGGTGGAGCCGGGATCGGTGGCCGTGCCGCGTGGCGGTGCGGTGGAAGTGCGCGCGGAACTGATGGGCTTCGCGGCGAGTGGCGCGGAGCTGGTGTTCCGCACCGACAGTGGCGGTACGACGGGCGGAGAATGGCAGCGGCTGCCCATGGCGCCCGATGCGGACACCTCGCAGTTCCGCTCGCGGTTGTTCGACATCGTGGTGCCCACCGAGTACTACGTGGAAAGCGCCGACGTGCGTTCGCCGGTCTACAAACTCACGGTGAACAATCTGCCGGCGGTGTCGCAGGTCTCACTCGACCTCAAGTTCCCGGCGTACAGCGGTCTGCCCACGGAACACATCGACGAAGGCGGTGACGTGGCCGCGGTGGTCGGCACGACAGTGACCGTGCACGCCCGGGTGACGCGGTCAGTGAAAGGTGGCACGCTGCGGTTCGACGACGGCACGACGGTGGCGCTCACGCCCGACAGCGATAGCACGGTGAGTGGCAGCTTCCGCGTGACACGCAGTGGATTCTATCACGTCGACCTCGTGGCGCCCGATGGACAGACGGTGGCGGGCTCGGTGGAATACGTGGTGGATGCGATTCCCGACCGGGCGCCGATGGTGCGGATCGAGGATCCGGGTCGTGACACCAAAGTCTCCAACACCGATGAAGTGACGGTGGCGGTGCGCGCGACGGACGATCTGGGCGTGGTGTCGATGGAACTGCGCTATCGGGTGAACGGCGGCCCGGAGCAGGTGAAGAAGATCACCGATAGCACGTCGCGTCGTCCGCGCGATGCGCAGGGCGCGCACACGCTGTTCCTCGAGGAGATGTCGCTGCAGCCCGGCGATCTCGTGGCGTATCATGCCCAGGCCCGGGACGGCGGCGGTCATGTGGGCACGAGCGACGTGTACTTCCTGGAAGTGCGGCCATTCGGCAAGGACTATCGGCAATCCGATGAACGTCAGCAGGGCGGTGGTGGTGGAGGTGGCGGCGGCCAGCAGGATTCACCCGACGGATTCATGGCGCGACAGAAGGAGATCGTGTCGGCCACGTTCAACTGGATGCGGGACAGTGCATCGAGCACCGACAAGAAGCGCCGTGAGGACATGGCCACGCTGGCGATCGCCGAGGGCCGTCTGCGCACCGATGTCGACGAGTTGGTCAAGCGTCTGACCGAGCGCGGTGTGGCGAAGGCCGACACGAACTTCGCGAAGATCCGCATGGAGTTGCAGCAGGCCATCACCGAACTGAAGGACGCCGAGGAGCAGCTCGGGCGTGCGCGGGGTGGTGATGCCATGCCGCCCGAGCAGCGGGCCCTGCAGCGGCTGCAGCGCGCCGAGGCAATCTACCGGGATGTGCAGGTCCAGATGGGTGGCGGCGGCGGTGGGGGAGGCGGCGGAGGCGGTGGGCAGCAGCGCGCCGAAGACCTCGCCGATCTGTTCGAACTGCAGACCGACAAACAGCGCAATCAGTACGAGACGGTGCAGCAGGGTCGGGCGGAGAGCGAACCGCAGCAGCAGGTGGACGAGACGCTCGAGCGGCTCAAGCAGATGGCGCAGCGTCAGCAGCAGGAGAACGAACGCCTGCAGCGCATGGCCGAACAGATGCGTCAGCGACTGGCGCAGGAGAACGGTGGCGCGGGTGGTTCGTCCGGCAGTTCGTCGGGCGGTGCATCGGGAGCATCCGGTGCCGCGGGCGCCGCGGGGCAGCAGGGCAACAATCGCCCCAACGGCGGCAACACGAACAGCGGCGCACAGCGGGAGCTGGCGCGGCAGGCGGAAGAAGAAGCGCGTCGTCTCGAGCGGCTTTCGCGGGAGCAGAACAATCCCGAACTGGCCAACGCCGCGCAGCAGTTGCAGCAGGCGGCCGACGCGATGCGACGGGCGGCCAGCGGGTCGAGCGCGCAGGGAAGTGCGGCGCTCGAAGAACTGACGCGTGCCGCACGTGGGCTCGAGGGCGCGCGTTCCGCCGAATCGTCGCGTGGCATCCAGCAACTGGCCGACCGGGCGCAGGATCTCGAGGCGCGTCAGCGGGAGATCGCGCAGGGCGTGAAGGCCATGCAGGGGCAGCAGGGATCGCCGCAACAGCGCGCCGAACAACTCCGGCAGCTCACGCAGAAGAAGGACGAATTGAATCGCGACGTGCGTCGTCTGGAATCGGACGCCGACCGGTTGGCGCGCGATTCGCGGCGTGATCAGCCAAAAGCCGCGGGCAAGGTAGCGGAAGCGGCGGAGACCATTCGCGACACGCGGCTGGCCGACAAGATCGAGTTCTCGAAGCAGGTCGCGCGTGGCGGGTCGGAGGAATACGCGTCGGCCTTCGAAGCGCAGATCGCGGACAACCTGCGCGACGTGAGCGAGCAGTTGCGCAGTGCGTCGGGCGCGCTGCAGGGGGAATCGGCCGCACGGCAGCAGGAGCGCACGCTCGAAGCGACGCGTGATCTGGTGCGCGGACTCGAGTCGTTGCGTGAGCGCATCGCGGACCAGCAGGGGCAGCAGGGGCAGCAGGGGCAGCAGGGGCAGCAGGGGCAGCAGGGGCAGCAGGGGCAGCAGGGGCAGCAGGGGCAGCAGGGGCAGCAGGGGCAGCAGGGGCAGCAGGGGCAGCAGGGGCAGCAGGGCCA
- a CDS encoding BatA domain-containing protein, protein MGLGFLVPAFLAGLAALVVPILLHLRHRDRDRPMRFPSLMFLEQLPIRTESRQRITDWPLLLLRLLALALLVFAFARPVLKDRRVVGADNRTKAVVILLDRSLSMGYAGVWPRALDSARAVIDRLDGKDRVALVAYDDAAEVMQRLTEDRAAVRGVLGAVQPMRRGTRLAPALRSARQLLLDAPFAAAEVIVISDLQRASAAGIAGVEFPAGVQVRGIGVGSDTWVNSAVRSLDARRVREGDRTLLAVKARVQSHALPAIRPVTASLSVNGRDATTATATLARDGETVITFTPVPAPDGAVSVRVAIPADSLVADDTLVAVVPRDDLLRVALVTPPDMSASETLYLQQALGIGRAPQVQVERLTAVPATAAALARTGVVMFWDMAPDAPAALTSWVNDGGGIVLATGRRLAARRTALPSYAGITFSGLADRVSDRGGTLRDVRAEHALFAPFREAQDALTAVRAWRYPRGDASPSADILARFDDGVPAVLEQRIGNGRAMTLTVPLDNQYGDFPLQPAYLPFVRQLVLHTSGRDAAPLWLTTGESWSLPATLSNPVVTGPTGALTRPQADSAGAAVPLPDAGLYTAYAERASGEPGAVLAVNVPPSESELTPMDTTELLLGVRTTSAESAAASRADGDTPMTVEEMERRQNPWRVLLIVAALLLLAETILGTRGRRGMARRVVPNTTSNVASNTASTRSAGAPASTASRARFDT, encoded by the coding sequence ATGGGTCTCGGATTCCTCGTCCCCGCGTTTCTGGCCGGCCTCGCCGCACTGGTCGTGCCGATCCTGCTGCACCTCCGGCATCGCGACCGCGATCGCCCGATGCGATTCCCGTCGCTGATGTTTCTCGAGCAATTGCCCATTCGCACCGAGAGCCGTCAACGCATCACCGACTGGCCGTTGTTGCTGCTGCGACTGCTGGCGCTGGCGCTGCTGGTGTTCGCGTTCGCACGTCCGGTGCTCAAGGACCGGCGCGTGGTGGGTGCCGACAACCGCACCAAAGCCGTCGTCATCCTGCTCGACCGCTCGCTGAGCATGGGGTACGCCGGGGTGTGGCCGCGTGCGCTCGATTCGGCGCGTGCCGTCATCGATCGACTGGACGGCAAGGACCGCGTGGCGCTGGTGGCGTACGACGATGCCGCCGAGGTGATGCAGCGTCTCACCGAAGACCGGGCGGCGGTGCGCGGCGTGCTGGGCGCAGTGCAGCCCATGCGGCGCGGCACACGACTGGCGCCGGCGTTGCGCAGCGCGCGGCAGCTGCTGCTGGATGCGCCGTTCGCGGCGGCGGAGGTGATCGTCATTTCCGATCTGCAACGGGCGAGTGCGGCCGGTATTGCCGGCGTGGAGTTTCCGGCGGGTGTGCAGGTGCGCGGAATCGGCGTGGGCAGTGACACCTGGGTGAACAGTGCGGTGCGTTCACTCGATGCGCGGCGGGTGCGTGAAGGCGACCGGACACTGCTCGCCGTGAAGGCGCGCGTGCAGAGCCATGCGTTGCCCGCGATCCGACCCGTCACGGCCTCTCTTTCGGTGAACGGACGTGATGCGACGACTGCCACCGCTACGCTTGCCCGTGATGGCGAGACCGTCATCACCTTCACACCGGTACCCGCGCCCGATGGGGCCGTCTCGGTGCGCGTGGCCATTCCGGCCGATTCGTTGGTGGCCGACGACACGCTCGTGGCCGTCGTGCCACGCGACGATCTGCTGCGTGTGGCGCTCGTCACGCCACCGGACATGAGCGCGTCGGAAACGTTGTATCTGCAACAGGCGTTGGGAATCGGTCGGGCGCCGCAGGTGCAGGTGGAGCGTCTGACGGCCGTGCCGGCCACCGCGGCCGCACTGGCGCGCACCGGTGTGGTGATGTTCTGGGACATGGCCCCCGACGCACCGGCGGCGCTCACGTCGTGGGTGAACGACGGGGGGGGTATCGTGCTCGCGACCGGCCGCCGGCTCGCCGCGCGCCGCACTGCGTTGCCCTCGTATGCCGGCATCACCTTCAGCGGACTGGCCGATCGCGTGAGCGATCGTGGCGGCACCTTGCGTGACGTGCGCGCCGAGCACGCCCTGTTTGCCCCGTTCCGCGAAGCACAGGATGCGCTGACGGCGGTGCGCGCATGGCGGTATCCGCGCGGCGACGCCTCGCCCTCGGCCGACATTCTGGCGCGCTTCGATGATGGCGTGCCGGCGGTGCTGGAACAGCGCATCGGCAACGGCCGGGCCATGACGCTCACCGTGCCGCTCGACAACCAGTACGGCGATTTCCCGCTGCAGCCGGCGTACCTCCCCTTCGTGCGGCAGCTCGTGCTGCACACCTCGGGGCGCGACGCGGCCCCGCTCTGGCTCACCACGGGCGAGAGCTGGTCGTTGCCGGCCACACTCAGCAATCCCGTCGTGACCGGTCCCACCGGGGCGCTGACCCGTCCGCAGGCCGATTCGGCGGGCGCGGCCGTGCCGTTGCCCGATGCCGGCCTCTACACGGCGTACGCCGAACGCGCCTCGGGCGAGCCCGGCGCGGTGCTGGCCGTGAACGTGCCGCCCAGCGAGTCCGAGCTCACGCCGATGGACACCACCGAACTCCTGCTTGGCGTGCGCACCACGTCGGCGGAGTCGGCGGCGGCGTCCAGAGCGGATGGCGACACGCCGATGACCGTCGAAGAGATGGAGCGCCGTCAGAACCCCTGGCGGGTATTGCTCATCGTCGCGGCGTTGCTGCTGCTCGCCGAAACGATTCTTGGGACACGTGGACGCCGGGGCATGGCGCGCCGGGTGGTTCCCAACACAACGTCCAACGTAGCGTCCAACACCGCATCCACCCGATCGGCCGGAGCGCCTGCGAGCACCGCCTCGCGCGCCCGGTTCGATACGTGA
- a CDS encoding DUF58 domain-containing protein — MPVAPAAFLDPALLAKISDLALLARTVVDGFMHGQHRSLRKGSSLDFAEHRSYQPGDDLRRIDWRVYGRTDRFYIKEYDADTNAGVLFALDTSGSMDYGSGSVTKFVYGRMLAASLAWLSQSQGDRVGLATFTQDLEEVIPPSVRHLQRILHTLAATTPRGPSRLVHSIERVGLLSTRSGIIVLITDCYERPDALGRAVDALRMHGNDVIVFHLVDAAERDLPGDADTTFEDMESGALLPLKPDDLRSKYQTLIRAHHEALQSRLTAAGADYVRLLTNEPLDRALHAYLDARLTRGRVR, encoded by the coding sequence GTGCCCGTCGCTCCCGCCGCCTTCCTCGACCCCGCGCTGCTCGCGAAGATCTCCGATCTCGCGCTGCTCGCGCGTACGGTCGTGGATGGTTTCATGCATGGCCAGCATCGATCGCTGCGCAAAGGGTCGTCGCTCGATTTTGCGGAACACCGCAGCTATCAGCCCGGCGACGATCTCCGGCGTATCGACTGGCGCGTGTACGGCCGGACGGACCGGTTCTACATCAAGGAGTACGACGCGGACACCAATGCCGGCGTGCTGTTCGCGCTCGACACCTCGGGATCGATGGACTACGGCAGCGGGTCCGTGACCAAGTTCGTGTACGGACGCATGCTGGCCGCGTCGCTGGCCTGGCTGTCACAATCGCAGGGCGATCGGGTGGGACTGGCCACGTTCACGCAGGATCTCGAAGAGGTCATCCCTCCGTCGGTGCGGCATCTGCAGCGGATCCTGCACACACTGGCGGCCACCACGCCCCGGGGCCCGAGCCGACTCGTGCACAGCATCGAACGGGTGGGGCTGTTGTCGACCCGCTCGGGGATCATCGTGCTCATCACCGACTGCTACGAACGCCCCGATGCGCTGGGGCGTGCGGTCGATGCACTCCGCATGCACGGCAACGACGTGATCGTCTTTCATCTCGTGGACGCCGCCGAGCGGGACCTGCCCGGTGACGCCGACACGACGTTCGAGGACATGGAAAGCGGGGCGCTGCTGCCGCTCAAGCCGGACGATCTGCGCAGCAAGTATCAGACACTCATCCGGGCGCATCATGAGGCCCTGCAGTCGCGCCTGACGGCGGCGGGGGCCGACTATGTGCGGCTGCTGACCAACGAACCGCTCGACCGCGCTCTGCACGCCTATCTCGACGCGCGGCTCACGCGCGGTCGGGTGCGCTGA
- a CDS encoding MoxR family ATPase, which produces MQGAGQRIAAELRKVIVGQDVVVEQALIALFAGGNCLLVGVPGLAKTLLISTLARALDLQFSRIQFTPDLMPSDVTGTDVIQDDPTTGHRRLAFLPGPVFANVLLADEINRTPPKTQAALLEAMQERRVTVQGRTYELDKPFFVFATQNPIELEGTYPLPEAQLDRFMLEVVLDYLPEEDEVAVVKATTALPPEAVRPVVTKDEILAYQRVVRRLPIADAVTRYAVSLVRATRPTNGVVSDYIKQYVSYGASVRAAQALVLGAKARALLQGRASASFDDVRALARPVLRHRVLVNFQAQSEKVSTDQLVARLIETVPLPKSSL; this is translated from the coding sequence CTGCAGGGGGCGGGTCAACGCATCGCCGCCGAACTGCGGAAGGTGATCGTGGGGCAGGATGTCGTGGTGGAGCAGGCGCTGATCGCGCTCTTTGCCGGCGGCAATTGTCTGCTGGTGGGCGTACCGGGCCTCGCGAAGACGTTGCTGATTTCCACGCTCGCGCGGGCGCTCGATCTGCAGTTCTCGCGCATCCAGTTCACGCCCGACCTCATGCCCAGCGACGTGACGGGCACGGACGTGATCCAGGACGATCCCACCACGGGCCATCGGCGCCTCGCGTTCCTGCCCGGGCCGGTGTTCGCCAATGTGCTGCTCGCGGACGAGATCAACCGCACGCCGCCCAAGACGCAGGCCGCGCTGCTGGAGGCGATGCAGGAACGGCGCGTGACCGTGCAGGGACGCACGTACGAACTCGACAAGCCGTTCTTTGTCTTCGCCACGCAGAACCCGATCGAACTCGAAGGCACGTATCCGCTGCCCGAAGCGCAGCTCGACCGGTTCATGCTCGAGGTGGTGCTGGACTATCTCCCCGAAGAGGATGAAGTGGCGGTGGTGAAAGCCACGACGGCGCTGCCGCCGGAGGCGGTGCGTCCGGTGGTCACGAAAGACGAGATTCTCGCCTACCAGCGCGTGGTGCGTCGTCTGCCGATCGCCGATGCGGTGACGCGGTATGCCGTGTCGCTCGTACGGGCCACCCGCCCCACGAACGGCGTGGTGTCAGACTACATCAAGCAGTACGTGAGTTATGGAGCGTCCGTACGTGCCGCGCAGGCACTGGTGCTGGGCGCCAAGGCCCGCGCGCTGCTGCAGGGCCGCGCGAGTGCCAGCTTCGACGACGTACGCGCCCTCGCGCGACCGGTGTTGCGCCATCGTGTGCTGGTGAACTTCCAGGCCCAGTCGGAGAAGGTGAGCACCGATCAGCTCGTGGCGCGTCTCATCGAGACGGTGCCGCTGCCCAAGTCTTCCCTGTAA
- a CDS encoding DUF4159 domain-containing protein has product MMARRTHGGAWVAARVLCCVLAVLAVSTAPASAQRRGGRPQQEFAPNLPYDGRYTFARIRYSMPDFSGFRGRDLPWSHDYPRGERHFTKIVSEITTVRARTTQSNILTLDDPQLGKYPIAYMAEAGFWIPNDAEVLGMRNFLAKGGFMIFDDFAGDAWRNFEAQMRKVLPDLRPIELTVDHPIFDSFYRIKSLDYYHPYYRGYKSVFYGYFEGNDPKKRMLAIVNYNNDISEYWEFSDEGMFPLDLSNEAYKLGVNYIVYALTR; this is encoded by the coding sequence ATGATGGCGCGTCGAACGCACGGTGGTGCATGGGTCGCGGCCCGGGTGCTGTGTTGCGTACTGGCGGTGCTCGCCGTGTCGACCGCACCGGCATCGGCGCAGCGACGTGGCGGACGCCCGCAGCAGGAGTTCGCTCCCAATCTCCCGTACGACGGACGCTATACGTTCGCGCGTATCCGCTATTCCATGCCCGACTTCAGTGGCTTCCGCGGACGGGATTTGCCGTGGAGTCACGATTATCCACGTGGTGAGCGGCACTTCACCAAGATCGTCAGTGAGATCACGACCGTGCGGGCCCGCACGACGCAGAGCAACATCCTCACCCTCGACGATCCGCAACTCGGCAAGTATCCGATCGCCTACATGGCCGAAGCGGGATTCTGGATACCCAACGACGCCGAGGTGCTGGGCATGCGGAATTTCCTGGCGAAGGGTGGCTTCATGATCTTCGACGACTTCGCCGGCGACGCCTGGCGGAATTTCGAAGCGCAGATGCGAAAAGTCCTGCCCGATCTGCGTCCCATCGAACTCACCGTCGACCATCCGATCTTCGACTCGTTCTACCGCATCAAGAGCCTCGACTACTACCATCCGTACTACCGGGGCTACAAGTCGGTGTTCTACGGCTACTTCGAAGGCAACGATCCGAAGAAACGCATGCTGGCGATCGTGAACTACAACAACGACATCTCCGAATACTGGGAGTTTTCGGACGAGGGGATGTTTCCGCTGGATCTGTCGAACGAGGCGTACAAGCTGGGCGTGAACTACATCGTGTACGCCCTCACCCGCTGA